One region of Thermoplasma sp. Kam2015 genomic DNA includes:
- a CDS encoding zinc-ribbon domain-containing protein — protein MDILDVLSQKYATSMLLFLLDRSNAKQYELLDIIPSNMTIEKLSKLMEEAGLIEIKRKFAGHRYYSFSLTPKGRAVAEQLKKAQEIAENPDAEKHEPAKQDIQKIEITEEATKRVADLRLLFHVNVMDDHVTIEEIPQGGGRPRIFNVYVKRNGHGDFRLWCEQDNSFDCVHVEVAWTYPEVQRMMMHYRGKTKICPYCHTENDSDALFCKHCGAKLE, from the coding sequence ATGGATATATTAGATGTTCTAAGTCAGAAATACGCAACTTCCATGCTCCTGTTTTTGCTTGATAGATCAAATGCAAAGCAGTATGAATTGCTGGACATAATACCTAGTAATATGACCATAGAAAAGCTCAGCAAGCTCATGGAAGAAGCCGGTCTGATAGAGATTAAACGTAAATTCGCCGGCCACCGATACTATTCTTTTTCCCTCACCCCTAAAGGTAGAGCAGTTGCAGAACAGCTCAAGAAAGCCCAGGAGATCGCAGAGAATCCAGATGCTGAGAAGCATGAACCTGCAAAGCAGGATATCCAGAAGATAGAAATAACTGAAGAGGCTACAAAGCGGGTCGCTGACCTCCGCCTTCTATTCCATGTGAACGTCATGGACGATCATGTGACAATTGAGGAGATCCCGCAGGGCGGAGGGAGACCGAGGATCTTCAATGTATATGTAAAGCGGAATGGGCACGGAGATTTTCGATTGTGGTGCGAGCAGGACAACTCGTTTGACTGCGTGCATGTTGAGGTCGCATGGACCTATCCGGAAGTGCAGCGCATGATGATGCACTACCGCGGGAAGACGAAGATCTGCCCATATTGCCACACTGAAAACGATTCGGATGCGTTATTCTGCAAGCACTGCGGGGCGAAGCTGGAATAA
- a CDS encoding DUF1643 domain-containing protein: MTAMKTMVLDVGFPQASGAEFSPDGRYRYTLWRIWDPKKPVVLFLLLNPSTADEFRLDPTLTRCRNYAKKWGYGGMLVGNIFALRSTDPRDLYRAEDPVGPENDRKILEMIGKAETTVVGWGSHGKLMGRGEAVLRMVPHPFALGLNSDGTPKHPLYLPGSAVPKEIGASAEHA, translated from the coding sequence ATGACGGCGATGAAAACGATGGTACTTGATGTCGGCTTCCCCCAGGCATCTGGAGCGGAATTCAGCCCTGATGGGCGATACCGCTACACCCTGTGGCGGATCTGGGATCCAAAGAAGCCGGTCGTCCTCTTTTTGCTATTGAACCCAAGCACCGCGGACGAATTCCGCTTGGATCCTACGCTGACCCGATGCAGGAACTATGCAAAGAAATGGGGCTACGGTGGCATGCTCGTCGGCAACATCTTCGCGCTACGGAGCACCGATCCGAGAGATCTGTACCGCGCCGAAGATCCAGTTGGGCCGGAGAATGACAGAAAAATACTGGAAATGATCGGGAAAGCCGAAACCACCGTTGTGGGCTGGGGTTCTCATGGAAAATTAATGGGCAGGGGGGAGGCCGTCCTCAGGATGGTCCCGCACCCTTTTGCCCTTGGGCTGAATTCGGACGGCACCCCGAAGCACCCGCTGTACCTGCCCGGCAGTGCTGTCCCGAAAGAGATCGGCGCCTCAGCTGAGCATGCCTGA
- a CDS encoding AAA family ATPase — translation MEVEKSRPLDAVAKMRALADAVSAEFVGRDVESQLAVTALASSANLVFIGEPGVAKSSLIRSLASKIDGGRFFYYLMTKYTTPDELLGPIDPIAFKNGTFKRMHGSWMPDSNIVFLDELFKASSATLNALLNAMNERMIVDFDGSVIDIPAISIFSASNEIPQSSDLRALYDRFAIKAFVNPISTDLIPKTVRLNVNKAREKRTVVSIDDIMMAKKAVQDYLRQNADSVADSIGEVVSLLRGEGISVSDRMAVGVDENIGYFPAVVSAYSLIFDQTPRKAAIIMARYLVDDPSAMGTFEKAIETLYPKELTIAQEKIEEATAALGAGELKKAKELAYESMNMLQDLIKSGKFDLYRNEIEMMVKREESIMEAIKQTQSIIDKAAKK, via the coding sequence ATGGAGGTTGAAAAATCGAGGCCGCTTGATGCGGTAGCGAAAATGCGTGCTCTGGCGGACGCTGTGTCTGCCGAATTCGTTGGGCGTGATGTGGAATCCCAGCTTGCCGTCACTGCTCTGGCGAGCAGCGCAAACCTTGTTTTCATAGGTGAACCCGGCGTGGCAAAGTCCTCGCTGATCAGGTCTCTGGCGTCAAAGATTGACGGCGGGCGCTTCTTCTACTACCTCATGACAAAATACACAACGCCTGACGAGCTGCTAGGCCCAATAGACCCAATAGCTTTCAAGAACGGCACGTTCAAAAGGATGCACGGTTCATGGATGCCGGACTCAAACATAGTCTTCCTTGACGAGCTGTTCAAAGCGTCTTCTGCAACGCTGAATGCGCTCCTGAACGCCATGAACGAGAGGATGATAGTCGATTTCGATGGATCTGTCATAGATATCCCCGCAATATCAATATTCTCGGCTTCAAATGAGATACCTCAGTCCTCAGACCTGCGCGCCCTGTACGATAGATTTGCCATAAAAGCCTTTGTCAACCCTATCAGCACCGACCTCATACCGAAGACGGTGAGGCTCAACGTGAACAAGGCCAGGGAGAAAAGGACGGTGGTATCCATCGATGACATTATGATGGCGAAAAAAGCCGTTCAGGACTATCTCAGACAGAATGCCGATTCGGTTGCGGACTCCATAGGCGAGGTCGTATCGCTCCTGAGGGGCGAGGGAATATCGGTATCAGATAGGATGGCTGTCGGGGTCGATGAAAACATCGGGTACTTTCCAGCGGTCGTCTCGGCATACTCTCTGATCTTCGACCAGACGCCACGCAAAGCGGCCATTATAATGGCGAGATACCTCGTTGATGATCCTTCGGCCATGGGCACGTTCGAGAAGGCCATTGAAACACTATATCCAAAGGAGCTCACCATAGCACAGGAGAAGATAGAAGAGGCGACCGCAGCCCTGGGAGCCGGCGAACTCAAAAAGGCCAAGGAGCTTGCGTACGAATCTATGAACATGTTGCAGGATCTGATCAAGAGCGGAAAGTTCGATCTTTACAGGAACGAGATAGAAATGATGGTGAAGAGGGAAGAGAGCATAATGGAAGCGATCAAGCAGACGCAGAGCATCATTGACAAGGCGGCGAAAAAATGA